Within the Pseudomonas putida genome, the region CGGTGTACGCCGTAACCCAAGCCTGTGCGGTTGCCGCCCGAATCTTCAGGCGCTCGAAGACTGCCTCGGCATCGGCTCGCTCGACCGTGGCCTGAGCTGTCTCTACACGAGCTTTGCGTTTTTCCCGATTCGGTACGTCTTGGGACAGGCCAACCACCTGCATGGTCATGAAGTCTCTGTTCATGCTCCAGCGATCAGCGCCTTCAATCGGCAGGTTTTGTACCCCAAGATTGAGGCGCGGATCGGGTAGTTCGCCCGCTGGGATGACCGAGCTGCGAGCAGCTGATGCCTGCTCCAGGCGGGCCTGTAGAGAGGGAGCGTTGCGTTCAGCCAATTGCAGCGCCTCATCCAGCGACAGCGTTACAGCCTGTGCCGAGACAGCCGGCAGCAGTATGAAAAGGACGGCCGTGGTGATCCGTCCCTGAAAACGTTGGGGAGTCATGAAAATGATTCCTCGAAAGATCAGCGCCCAGGCGCGTGCCATCGCCCCGCTTCTAAGCAGAACGATGGTGTGAAATTAAGAGGGAGTCAGACGCGGGGAGGACGCCATGGATCGGGGGGAGAACCTGTCGCTATGCCTACAGCGTAGGTATCGGCAGGCCGTGGCTTTGCATAGGTCAGTCCAGGCGTCAGGAAGCTGAGCTGCACTGTGCTGGCAGTCCTGCACTCCTGACCCACCTTGCAGGATTTGGCATGGTCACCAGTCTTGCCCGGGTCTTGGTCCTGGCAGCAGTCATGGTCCATGCCCGCCATCATTTCCATGCCCATGGTCTGCATTGGGCAAGGTTCAGTCGCCGAATCGATGCCCGCCATCCCGTTAAGCGGAAGCGCCACGATAATCATCAGGATGGTGAGCAGTCGAATGAACCGATTCATGATGGGCGAGTATAGGTTACCGGGATGAATTCAGCATTAAGGGGTTGGGGCTGCACCAACCAACCGCTTGGAGGCAGGAAGGCTGATGAAGAAGGTTGTGACACCCTCCTCTGAAGTACACCAAATTCGTCCGCTGTGAGTCTCAATAATGGAACGTGTGATCGACAGCCCCAGGCCCGCATTACTTGGACCACCTTCGCGTCTGGCTGGATCGGCCCGATAGAACCGGTCGAAGATCTTGCCAATGTGCTGAGGATCGATGGTTACTCCGCTGTTACGTACGGATAGCGTCACGGTTTCACGTGTTTGCTCGATCTGCACTGCTATCTCATTGCCTTCCGGGGTGTAGCGCAACGCGTTAGATAATAGGTTGGAAAGGGCTCGGTCAATCATCAGGCGATCACCACGAACCTTGCCACGACCTTGGAGGGTCAGCTGAATGCCCCGGTCCTCAGCCAGAAACTGGTAGTACTCGAACAGCTTGGATACGAGTTCGGAGAGGTCCACATCGATCTGCTCGGGCACGATCAGACCATTATCCGCCTTGGCTAGGAAAAGCATGTCGTCGATCATGCGCGACATGCGCTTGAGGTCTTCCAGGTTCGAATAGAGGTTTTCCTCATAGGCATCCAGGTCACGCTTCTTGGTGAGCACCACTTCGGTATGAGTCAGCAGGTTGCTGACCGGCGTTCTCAACTCGTGAGCGATATCGGCAGAGAAGTTGGACAACCGAACGAATGTATCCTCCAACCGTCCCAGCATCCCGTTGAAAGACAGGATGAGTTCCTGAAGCTCAAGCGGTACGGGCTCCAGTGGAATGCGCTCGCGGAGAGATTTTGCCGACATCCCGGTGGCCACTTTGGTGATTTGCCTGACAGGCCGGAGTCCGCTTTTGGCCACGACCCAGCCCAAGCCTGCGCTCACAATCGCGCTGATCACCAAGCCGATGCCGAACCACCATTGCAGGGTGACAAAGAAATGCGCGTGAGTGGTGACATCGAGCATCAGCACGGCCGTTACCGGTTCCGGCTCGCCCGCGATAGTCAACTGGGCGGTGATACCGCGGAAGTTCTGCGCTTCATCCTGCCATTCCCAAACCGCACCCTGGCGCGCCTGCTCGAACCGCTGAGGGATTTGGGAGGCTTTGGAGTCTGAAAAAAGGACCGTGCCGTCAGCCTTGGTGATTTTCGCCGAAAGATCCTGATGTGCGCCGAGCAATGCCCGCAGTTGCTGCTCCTGATCGTCGAGCTCGCCTCGCGCTGCTGAAATGGAAAGGATATGACGCGTTGACTCCAGCTTTTCGGCAAGCGCCTGCTCATCCAGCATCCGGAAATGGTGCTGGCTGAGCCCGTAGAAAGCCACGCCGGCAACGACCAAGACAGCAGTCACCGCGAACATGAACATTAGTGTCAGTCGCTTGACGAGGGATGATTGCGGGCGCATCACTCGGGCACATCCATCATGTAGCCCATGCCTCGGGCGGTGTGGATGAGCTTTGGCGCGAAGTCGTCATCAATCTTGGCCCGCAGTCGGCGAATCGCGACCTCGATCACGTTGGTGTCACTGTCGAAGTTCATGTCCCAGACCTGAGAAGCGATCAGCGACTTGGGGAGCACCTCGCCGCGTCGGCGCATGAGCAGCTCCAACAGGGAAAACTCCTTGGCAGTAAGGTCGATACGCTTACCGTTTCGCGTAGCCCGGCGCTTGAGCAGGTCCACTTCAAGGTCTGCCATTTTCATGGTGGTTTGAGCAGAACCACCGTTGCCTCTGCGCAGCAACGTGCGAACCCGAGCCAGCAGCTCCGAGAATGCAAAGGGCTTCACTAGGTAATCATCAGCGCCCAGCTCCAAACCTTTCACGCGATCGTCTACGCCATCACGGGCCGTCAAGAAAAGGACCGGCACATCCTTACCCGCTGCGCGTATCTTGCGCAGAACCTCCCAGCCATCGAGCCCCGGCATCATCACATCGAGAATCAGCAAGTCATAGGCTTCGCTCTGCGCGTGTTGCAGGGCATCAGTGCCTGTCATCACCCGGTCAACGGTGAAGCCAGCTTCTGTCAGGCCTTGCTGGAGGTAGACACCGGTTTTCGGCTCATCTT harbors:
- a CDS encoding heavy metal response regulator transcription factor, which translates into the protein MKLLVAEDEPKTGVYLQQGLTEAGFTVDRVMTGTDALQHAQSEAYDLLILDVMMPGLDGWEVLRKIRAAGKDVPVLFLTARDGVDDRVKGLELGADDYLVKPFAFSELLARVRTLLRRGNGGSAQTTMKMADLEVDLLKRRATRNGKRIDLTAKEFSLLELLMRRRGEVLPKSLIASQVWDMNFDSDTNVIEVAIRRLRAKIDDDFAPKLIHTARGMGYMMDVPE
- a CDS encoding heavy metal sensor histidine kinase — its product is MRPQSSLVKRLTLMFMFAVTAVLVVAGVAFYGLSQHHFRMLDEQALAEKLESTRHILSISAARGELDDQEQQLRALLGAHQDLSAKITKADGTVLFSDSKASQIPQRFEQARQGAVWEWQDEAQNFRGITAQLTIAGEPEPVTAVLMLDVTTHAHFFVTLQWWFGIGLVISAIVSAGLGWVVAKSGLRPVRQITKVATGMSAKSLRERIPLEPVPLELQELILSFNGMLGRLEDTFVRLSNFSADIAHELRTPVSNLLTHTEVVLTKKRDLDAYEENLYSNLEDLKRMSRMIDDMLFLAKADNGLIVPEQIDVDLSELVSKLFEYYQFLAEDRGIQLTLQGRGKVRGDRLMIDRALSNLLSNALRYTPEGNEIAVQIEQTRETVTLSVRNSGVTIDPQHIGKIFDRFYRADPARREGGPSNAGLGLSITRSIIETHSGRIWCTSEEGVTTFFISLPASKRLVGAAPTP